From a single Streptomyces sp. NBC_00377 genomic region:
- a CDS encoding glycerophosphodiester phosphodiesterase — translation MTHVRQDHIQVVAHRGASEDAPEHTLAAYKKAIEDGADALECDVRLTADGHLVCVHDRRVNRTSNGRGAVSALELADLAALDFGSWKTREAREAWHAREEDPDWEVRPEDRAETSVLTLERLLELVSDAGRRVELAIETKHPTRWAGQVEERLLVLLKRFGLDAPASAAGSPVRIMSFSARSLHRVRAAAPTVPTVYLMQFVSPRLRDGRLPAGVGIAGPSIRIVRNHPAYIERLKAAGHRVHVWTVNEPGDVDLCVELGVDAIITNRPREVLRRLGR, via the coding sequence GTGACCCACGTACGGCAGGACCACATTCAAGTCGTCGCCCATCGCGGGGCTTCCGAGGATGCCCCCGAGCACACTCTGGCCGCGTACAAGAAGGCCATCGAGGACGGCGCGGACGCCCTCGAGTGCGATGTACGACTGACGGCGGACGGCCATCTCGTCTGTGTCCACGACCGTCGCGTCAACCGTACGTCCAACGGCCGCGGCGCGGTCTCCGCCCTGGAGCTGGCCGACCTCGCGGCGCTGGACTTCGGTTCCTGGAAGACGCGGGAGGCCCGCGAGGCCTGGCACGCGCGCGAGGAGGACCCCGACTGGGAGGTCAGGCCGGAGGACCGCGCGGAGACCTCCGTCCTGACCCTGGAGCGCCTGCTGGAGCTCGTCTCCGACGCGGGACGACGGGTGGAGCTGGCCATCGAGACCAAGCATCCGACACGCTGGGCCGGACAGGTGGAGGAGCGGCTCCTGGTGCTGCTGAAGAGGTTCGGCCTGGACGCGCCGGCCTCGGCGGCCGGGTCCCCCGTGCGGATCATGAGTTTCTCGGCCCGCTCCCTGCATCGCGTGCGGGCCGCGGCCCCCACCGTGCCGACGGTCTATCTGATGCAGTTCGTCTCGCCCCGGCTGCGCGACGGGCGGCTGCCCGCGGGGGTGGGGATCGCCGGTCCCTCCATCAGGATCGTGCGCAACCACCCGGCGTACATCGAGCGCCTGAAGGCGGCCGGCCACCGCGTGCACGTGTGGACCGTGAACGAACCCGGGGATGTCGATCTCTGCGTCGAGCTGGGCGTCGACGCCATCATCACCAACCGTCCGCGCGAGGTGCTGCGACGGCTGGGCCGCTGA
- a CDS encoding S1C family serine protease yields the protein MSTENEGKSEGTQVPPAPSAPPVPVESPSASPQAAAPDAAPTTPLPAAPAQAPEAGRDAGAGAPEGHWPPPTAPPGAPAPVDGDWPPPTAPHGSPVPQAAPAADDWPTQVPATPLYADPGAGTHAYGAGAPAGGTGGFGGPGGPEGTAWGASYQQPAPKSGRGRGGLVAAILVAALVAGGLGGGLGYTLAKNDDDTGSTTVAASTNGGDVKRDPGTVAGVAARALPSTVTIEAESSSGEGGTGTGFVFDTQGHIVTNNHVVADAVDGGKVTATFPNGKKYDAEVVGHAQGYDVAVIKLKNAPSDLKPLALGDSDKVAVGDSTIAIGAPFGLSNTVTTGIISAKNRPVASSDGSSSAASYMSALQTDASINPGNSGGPLLDASGNVIGINSAIQSTGSGGLGGTTQSGSIGLGFAIPINQAKYVAQQLIKTGEPVYAKIGASVSLADSTNGAKITDTADGGASAVESGGPAAQAGLKPGDVITKLDDMVIDSGPTLIGEIWTHQPGDKVTITYERDGKTHTVDLTLGSRKGDS from the coding sequence GTGAGCACCGAGAACGAGGGCAAGAGCGAGGGCACCCAGGTACCCCCGGCCCCGTCCGCACCCCCCGTGCCGGTGGAATCTCCCTCGGCCTCCCCGCAGGCGGCAGCACCCGACGCCGCGCCCACGACTCCGCTGCCCGCGGCGCCCGCGCAGGCACCGGAAGCCGGTCGTGACGCCGGTGCGGGTGCGCCCGAGGGCCACTGGCCGCCGCCCACCGCCCCGCCGGGAGCCCCGGCCCCGGTCGACGGCGACTGGCCGCCGCCGACCGCTCCGCACGGATCCCCGGTCCCGCAGGCGGCCCCGGCCGCTGACGACTGGCCCACCCAGGTCCCCGCCACACCGCTGTACGCGGACCCCGGTGCGGGCACGCACGCGTACGGCGCCGGCGCACCGGCCGGAGGCACCGGTGGCTTCGGCGGCCCGGGCGGCCCCGAGGGAACCGCGTGGGGCGCCTCCTACCAGCAGCCCGCGCCCAAGTCGGGTCGCGGGCGCGGCGGGCTCGTCGCCGCGATCCTCGTCGCCGCGCTGGTCGCGGGCGGCCTGGGCGGGGGTCTCGGCTACACCTTGGCCAAGAACGACGACGACACCGGCTCGACCACCGTCGCCGCGTCCACCAACGGGGGCGACGTCAAGCGCGACCCGGGCACGGTCGCCGGGGTCGCCGCCAGGGCGCTGCCCAGCACCGTCACCATCGAGGCCGAGTCCAGCAGCGGCGAGGGCGGCACCGGCACCGGCTTCGTCTTCGACACCCAGGGCCACATCGTCACCAACAACCACGTCGTCGCGGACGCGGTCGATGGCGGCAAGGTGACGGCCACCTTCCCCAACGGCAAGAAGTACGACGCCGAGGTCGTCGGGCACGCCCAGGGCTACGACGTCGCCGTCATCAAACTCAAGAACGCCCCATCGGACCTGAAGCCGCTCGCCCTCGGCGACTCCGACAAGGTGGCGGTCGGCGACTCGACGATCGCGATCGGTGCCCCCTTCGGCCTGTCCAACACGGTCACGACGGGCATCATCAGCGCCAAGAACCGCCCGGTGGCCTCCAGCGACGGCAGCAGCAGCGCCGCCTCCTACATGAGCGCCCTCCAGACGGACGCCTCGATCAACCCGGGCAACTCCGGCGGCCCCCTGCTGGACGCCTCGGGCAACGTCATCGGCATCAACTCCGCGATCCAGTCCACCGGCAGCGGCGGCCTGGGCGGCACCACCCAGTCCGGCTCGATCGGCCTCGGCTTCGCCATCCCGATCAACCAGGCCAAGTACGTCGCCCAGCAGCTGATCAAGACCGGCGAGCCGGTGTACGCCAAGATCGGCGCGTCCGTCTCCCTGGCGGACTCCACGAACGGCGCGAAGATCACCGACACGGCCGACGGTGGCGCCTCCGCCGTCGAGTCGGGCGGCCCGGCGGCCCAGGCCGGCCTGAAGCCCGGCGACGTCATCACCAAGCTCGACGACATGGTGATCGACAGCGGCCCCACCCTCATCGGCGAGATCTGGACCCACCAGCCCGGCGACAAGGTCACGATCACCTACGAGCGCGACGGCAAGACCCACACCGTCGACCTCACCCTGGGCTCCCGCAAGGGCGACAGCTGA
- a CDS encoding DUF7660 family protein, with product MTTPCARVRLPSDVRGQRESWENRTVEDYLGALVAWITDSPGSYRYLGEEMPPDGDWMYFARALSAAVVYE from the coding sequence GTGACCACACCGTGCGCCAGGGTGCGCCTGCCGTCCGACGTTCGGGGGCAGCGGGAAAGTTGGGAGAACCGCACAGTGGAGGACTACCTCGGTGCGCTCGTCGCGTGGATCACGGACTCTCCCGGCTCGTACCGGTACCTCGGCGAAGAGATGCCGCCGGACGGCGACTGGATGTATTTTGCGCGGGCCCTCAGTGCGGCCGTCGTCTACGAGTAG
- a CDS encoding response regulator transcription factor, with product MSTALMRIAVIGDCPVFRHGVSELIDSAPDLHLVAAAQSVETADGTLGGAEVVLIDLQQSAPTLTEAVVKLRTRGHAILVVSSSPQIDAVQVIRAGASGYLSRQAEAHEVLTAIRTVGSGRSYVAAPASHLVGRSLHFTVREQEILRLLANGSTDHEIAAKLGISKHTVQSHLDRIGEKTGSRRRPDLTRIAVEHGLTDPE from the coding sequence GTGAGCACAGCACTCATGCGGATCGCGGTCATCGGGGACTGTCCCGTCTTCCGGCACGGCGTCTCCGAACTAATCGACAGCGCACCGGACCTCCACCTGGTCGCGGCCGCGCAGTCGGTGGAGACCGCGGACGGCACCCTGGGCGGCGCGGAAGTGGTGCTGATCGACCTCCAGCAGTCCGCGCCGACGCTCACCGAGGCCGTGGTGAAGCTGCGGACGCGGGGACATGCCATCCTCGTCGTGTCCTCCTCTCCGCAGATCGACGCCGTCCAGGTGATCCGGGCGGGCGCGAGCGGCTATCTGAGCCGGCAGGCGGAGGCTCACGAGGTCCTGACGGCGATTCGCACAGTGGGCTCGGGCCGCAGTTATGTGGCCGCGCCGGCCAGCCATTTGGTGGGAAGGTCCCTCCATTTCACGGTACGGGAGCAGGAAATCCTGCGCCTTCTCGCAAATGGTTCAACGGACCACGAAATCGCCGCCAAACTGGGAATCAGCAAACACACCGTCCAGTCGCACCTCGACCGAATCGGCGAGAAAACCGGCTCCCGCCGCCGACCGGACCTGACTCGGATCGCCGTGGAACACGGGCTCACCGACCCCGAGTAA
- a CDS encoding bifunctional DNA primase/polymerase yields MATTNRYPRQATTLALAHALSAAEHGLAVIPLSRTKLPALRSPHRNAPEPAGPPCHGECGRFGHGVYDASTDPVRVRELFAAAPWATGYGIACGLPPHHLIGVDLDTKSDTDSTAALRELALRHLFTIPPTVVVRTPSGGRHLWLTGPPDVVVPNSAGRLAPGIDIRGAGGYLVGPGSRTAHGVYAIAPGTDHLTPAPCPRSLLRLLLPPPRASRPGPAPTAGGAHGRGLVQFVLAAHEGQRNTRLFWAACRAHEDGIGPELTDDLVEAAVRTGLTAREARGTIASAARMTAHQPPPPMTPHDATAPDA; encoded by the coding sequence ATGGCCACCACCAACCGGTACCCCCGGCAGGCCACCACACTGGCCCTCGCCCACGCCCTGTCGGCCGCCGAACACGGCCTGGCCGTCATCCCCCTGTCCCGGACCAAACTCCCGGCCCTGCGCTCCCCCCACCGGAACGCCCCCGAACCGGCAGGTCCGCCCTGCCACGGTGAGTGCGGCCGCTTCGGCCACGGCGTGTACGACGCCTCGACCGACCCGGTCCGCGTCCGCGAACTGTTCGCCGCCGCGCCCTGGGCCACCGGCTACGGCATCGCCTGCGGCCTCCCGCCGCACCACCTCATCGGCGTCGACCTGGACACCAAGTCGGACACGGACTCCACGGCCGCCCTGCGCGAACTGGCCCTGCGCCATCTGTTCACGATTCCGCCCACGGTCGTCGTCCGTACCCCGTCCGGCGGCCGGCACCTCTGGCTCACCGGCCCGCCGGACGTCGTCGTCCCCAACTCGGCCGGCCGCCTCGCCCCCGGCATCGACATCCGGGGCGCGGGCGGCTACCTCGTGGGCCCGGGCTCCCGCACCGCCCACGGCGTCTACGCCATCGCCCCGGGCACCGACCACCTCACCCCCGCACCCTGCCCGCGTTCCCTCCTGCGCCTGCTGCTGCCGCCCCCGCGCGCCTCCCGCCCCGGCCCCGCCCCGACAGCGGGCGGCGCACACGGCCGGGGCCTGGTCCAGTTCGTGCTGGCCGCCCATGAGGGACAACGCAACACGCGACTGTTCTGGGCGGCCTGCCGGGCCCACGAAGACGGCATCGGCCCTGAGTTGACCGACGACCTGGTCGAGGCCGCCGTACGAACCGGCCTGACGGCGCGGGAGGCGCGGGGAACCATCGCGTCGGCGGCCCGCATGACCGCCCACCAGCCCCCGCCGCCCATGACCCCCCACGACGCCACGGCCCCGGACGCGTAG
- a CDS encoding bifunctional MaoC family dehydratase N-terminal/OB-fold nucleic acid binding domain-containing protein produces MRLKAYEGSPAAVAGTGRDPVNAPMIRHWCEAMGDRNPAYTGPGAIAPPTMLQAWIMGGLSGHEGRAQAYDELLSLLDEAGCTSVVATDCEQEYLRPLRPGDEVAFDTVIESVSQRKTTKLGTGYFVTTRTDIRVGLALVGTHRFRILKYAPAGRGREQRPRSSSWGTREATEAREAKARRATGGEGARASERRPRPVVNRDNAGFWEGVRLRRLLIQRCAACDTLRFPWLPGCNACGSAEWDTVEAAGEGTVFSYVVMHHPPFPAFSPPYAVGLIELSEGVRMISNVVDVPYDKVRIGMPVELEFRTYDDGGHGSEKPEGDDALVLPVFRPRATEAAA; encoded by the coding sequence ATGCGGCTCAAGGCGTACGAGGGCAGTCCCGCGGCGGTCGCCGGCACCGGCCGGGACCCCGTCAACGCGCCCATGATCCGGCACTGGTGCGAGGCCATGGGCGACCGGAATCCCGCGTACACGGGCCCCGGCGCGATCGCCCCGCCGACCATGCTCCAGGCGTGGATCATGGGCGGCCTGAGCGGTCATGAGGGGCGCGCGCAGGCCTACGACGAGCTGCTCTCCCTCCTCGACGAGGCGGGCTGCACCTCGGTCGTCGCCACCGACTGCGAACAGGAGTACCTGCGCCCGCTGCGGCCGGGCGACGAGGTCGCCTTCGACACGGTGATCGAGTCGGTCTCGCAGCGGAAGACCACCAAGCTGGGCACCGGGTACTTCGTGACGACCAGGACGGACATACGCGTGGGCCTGGCACTCGTCGGCACCCACCGCTTCCGCATCCTCAAGTACGCGCCGGCAGGCCGGGGACGGGAACAGCGGCCACGGTCATCGTCCTGGGGGACGAGGGAAGCGACGGAAGCGAGGGAGGCGAAGGCAAGGCGGGCGACGGGGGGCGAAGGAGCGAGGGCGTCGGAGCGGCGACCTCGGCCCGTCGTCAACCGCGACAACGCCGGCTTCTGGGAAGGAGTGCGGCTCCGTCGTCTCCTCATCCAGCGCTGCGCCGCCTGCGACACCCTCCGCTTCCCCTGGCTCCCCGGCTGCAACGCCTGCGGATCGGCGGAGTGGGACACCGTCGAGGCAGCCGGCGAGGGGACGGTCTTCTCGTACGTCGTGATGCACCACCCGCCCTTCCCGGCCTTCTCCCCGCCCTACGCGGTGGGGCTGATCGAGCTGTCCGAGGGCGTCCGCATGATCAGCAATGTCGTCGACGTGCCCTACGACAAGGTGCGGATCGGCATGCCGGTGGAGTTGGAGTTCCGGACCTACGACGACGGCGGCCACGGCAGCGAGAAGCCCGAGGGCGACGACGCGTTGGTGCTGCCCGTCTTCCGCCCGCGCGCGACGGAGGCGGCCGCGTGA
- a CDS encoding MaoC/PaaZ C-terminal domain-containing protein, which yields MKAGDELPPLEIEVTRTLIVAGALASRDYQDVHHDPELARHRGSPDIFMNILTTNGLVGRYLTDHFGPKTVIHKVAVRLGAPNYPGDTMVLRGRIEEVDGATAVVRVTGDNGTGRHVTGTATLTVPPGGVG from the coding sequence GTGAAGGCCGGGGACGAGCTGCCGCCGCTGGAGATCGAGGTCACCCGCACCCTGATCGTCGCCGGCGCCCTCGCCTCGCGGGACTACCAGGACGTCCACCACGATCCTGAACTGGCCCGGCACAGAGGGTCCCCCGACATCTTCATGAACATCCTCACGACCAACGGCCTGGTCGGCCGCTACCTCACCGACCACTTCGGTCCGAAGACGGTGATCCACAAGGTCGCCGTCCGGCTCGGCGCGCCCAACTACCCCGGTGACACCATGGTGTTGCGGGGCCGGATCGAGGAGGTCGACGGAGCGACGGCCGTGGTGCGGGTCACCGGGGACAACGGGACAGGCAGGCACGTCACCGGGACGGCGACGCTCACCGTCCCGCCGGGAGGCGTGGGATGA
- a CDS encoding lipid-transfer protein encodes MSVRTRDSLGGRAAIVGIGATEFSKDSGRSELRLAAESVRAALADAGLTPADVDGMVTFTMDTSPEITVAQACGMGELSFFSRVHYGGGAACATVQQAALAIAAGVAEVVVCYRAFNERSGRRFGSGVRHREPSAEGTALGWTLPFGLLTPASWVAMAAQRYLYAYGLTPEDAFGPVAVTARRHAAGNPAAYFHDRPITRADHAASRWIAEPLRLLDCCQETDGGQALVVTSVERARDLPHPPAVVAAAAQGAGRAQEQMTSFYRDDLTGLPEMSVVARQLWRGSGLAPADIDVGILYDHFTPFVLMQLEEFGFCAPGEAASFVAENRLPLNTHGGQLGEAYLHGMNGVAEAVRQLRGTSVNQIPGASRTLVTAGTGVPTSGLVLTSDG; translated from the coding sequence ATGAGCGTACGGACGCGGGACTCCCTGGGCGGCCGGGCCGCGATCGTCGGCATCGGGGCGACGGAGTTCTCCAAGGACTCCGGGCGCAGCGAACTGCGGCTGGCGGCGGAGTCGGTGCGGGCGGCCCTCGCCGACGCGGGACTCACGCCCGCCGACGTGGACGGGATGGTGACGTTCACGATGGACACGAGCCCGGAGATCACCGTGGCGCAGGCGTGCGGTATGGGCGAGCTGTCGTTCTTCTCCCGGGTCCACTACGGCGGCGGGGCGGCCTGCGCGACCGTGCAGCAGGCGGCGCTCGCCATCGCGGCCGGTGTCGCCGAGGTCGTCGTCTGCTACCGCGCCTTCAACGAGCGGTCGGGGCGGCGTTTCGGCTCGGGTGTACGGCACCGCGAGCCGTCGGCGGAGGGCACGGCACTGGGCTGGACACTGCCGTTCGGGCTGCTCACCCCGGCCTCCTGGGTGGCGATGGCGGCCCAGCGGTACCTGTACGCGTACGGGCTGACCCCGGAGGACGCGTTCGGGCCGGTCGCCGTCACGGCCCGCCGGCACGCGGCGGGGAACCCGGCCGCCTACTTCCACGACCGGCCGATCACCCGCGCCGACCACGCGGCCTCCCGCTGGATCGCCGAGCCGCTGAGGCTGCTGGACTGCTGCCAGGAGACCGACGGCGGCCAGGCGCTCGTCGTCACCTCGGTCGAGCGGGCCCGTGACCTGCCGCATCCGCCCGCCGTGGTCGCCGCGGCCGCCCAGGGCGCGGGCCGGGCCCAGGAGCAGATGACCAGCTTCTACCGCGACGACCTGACGGGCCTGCCGGAGATGTCCGTGGTCGCCCGCCAGCTGTGGCGCGGCTCCGGACTGGCTCCGGCCGACATCGACGTGGGGATCCTGTACGACCACTTCACGCCGTTCGTGCTGATGCAGCTGGAGGAGTTCGGCTTCTGCGCCCCCGGCGAGGCCGCGTCCTTCGTCGCGGAGAACCGGCTGCCGCTGAACACCCACGGCGGTCAGCTCGGGGAGGCCTACCTCCACGGGATGAACGGTGTCGCCGAAGCCGTACGGCAGCTGCGCGGCACGTCCGTGAACCAGATTCCGGGGGCCTCCCGCACCCTGGTGACGGCGGGAACGGGGGTTCCGACATCGGGTCTGGTCCTGACC